A segment of the Methanothermococcus thermolithotrophicus DSM 2095 genome:
ATTCACATTCCCTGCACCAGGTAAAACCTGCGGTTTTGCCCATGATTCAATAGTTCAGAAGTATGGTGAGGAAAAACCTATAATTACAATAGCTTATGGACCTGATTTCGGTGTGGTCAGAGCTACCGATGCCGTTAGCGAGAAATTCAACTTTAACTTAAACCATATTGTAACGCAGCTCATAGAGGAAATTCCTGAAGCTTCCTTAGATGGTGGGGGACACGAATGTGCAGGAAGCCTGAAATTTGTTGAAGGGCTTAGGGGAAAGGTATTGGATAGGTTCTTGGAAATTATAAAGTCCATGAAATAATTCAAAATAAAACCTTTTTCAGTTTCTCGACAAAAATCTTCGAATTTGTGAGTCTCAACGATCCACCGCAACACAGTTGCGAGGAAGTTGAATAATCTATGATTATTCAACTAAATCAAAGATTTTCGTGAGTTAGTAGGTCCTTCGGATTTACTTCGACAGCAAATCCTTCGGAATTTGTCTCGATAGCCAATATGTGATACATTCTCCTTAGTTAAATCTAACTTTTTTGGTGGAACAATGGGAGTTCAATTCAACGACATAATCCCAAGAAAGGAAATTACCTTAAAATTTTTAAAAAATAAAACTGTGGCAATAGATTCAATGAATGTACTCTATCAATTCCTGTCAAGTATAAGATTAAGGGATGGGAGCCCGTTGACAAACTCAAAGGGTGAGATAACTTCCACATACAACGGGGTATTCTATAAAACAATACACATGCTGGAAAATAACATAACTCCTGTATGGGTATTTGACGGAGTAGCTCCAGTACTTAAAGAGAAAACCAGAGAAGAACGTAGAAAAATTAGACAGGATGCTTTAGATAGTTACTTAGAAGCGAAAAAGAAGGACGATATTGAAGAAATGCAAAAATATGCAAAAAGAGCCAATTTCTTAGATAGCACCATCGTAGAAAACTCAAAAAAATTACTTGATTTGATGGGAATTCCTTATATAAATGCACCGTCTGAAGGGGAAGCTCAGTGTGCCCACATGGTTAAAAAAGGAGATGCATTTGTAGTTGTCAGCCAAGATTACGATGCAATACTGTACGGTGCTGAAAGAATCGTTAGAAACATGACTTCCAACAAAGCTATTGAATTAATTGAACTAAAAGATGTTTTAAAAGAATTGGACCTAGATTTAGATCAGATTATTAATATTGCAATACTAATTGGTACTGACTATAATCCCGGGGGAATTAAAGGTATTGGACCAAAAAAGGCCCTTGAAATTGTAAAAAACAATAAAGTTCAAAACTACATAGATAAAATAGAAAACTATGAAGAGATATACAACATATTTAAGAATCCAGCTGTTACGGATGAATACAATATAAAGCTTAAAACTCCTAAAAAAGAAGAATTAATTGATTTTTTAGTTAACAAAAATGATTTCTCATACGATAGGATAGTGCCATACGTGGATAAATTGTGTAAAATTATAGAAGAGAAAAATACTCAAACCAGTTTGGAAGCTTGGTTTTAAAGTGATACTATGTTAAAAGTTTATAGATTAAATGGACTTTCACTGATACTTTTATTGCTACTAATCTTGGGAGTTTTTATAGTTGGCTTAATGCTACTTGGACCCATTGTATTGGCGGGATTATTTCTAATTTTCCTTTATATAGGCTATATGAAATTTAGAAGGTCCATTAATGAGTTCATAAAGAATATCAAGAAAAAGAAGATAAAAATAAAAAACGAATCCGACAATGGGGAGGTAAAAATAAACTTTGCAAAAACTATTGAAATTAATGATGAAAATAGTAATAATGAAAATAAAAACAAAAAAGAAAGTGGTACCATAACTTTAGATAAACAGAATGACCCTGCCCAAAAGTATATCGAAAAAGATCAAGACCTTTCTCAATTCATTAACTATCTTAAGGAGCATGGATTTGAATTAAAAGATGGTATTTTATACCATGGCGATAAAATCGCTTATCCGATCTATAAAAAATCCTATCCAGTAAATGAAATCATAAAATTGTATGATGAAAGACCAGTATGCGATATTGTTGTTATAGGACTTAAAGGAGAGCCTTCAAATCCCAAATTTATATATATTCTTCCAATTGATAAAACAGAAAACAGAATGGGTATTGAAGAATTGAAAAAATACGAAACAAAATTAAAATAGTGAAACCATGACGATGGTAATATTAGATAATTGTGTTGGATGTGGTGGATGCGTCCCATTCTGCCCTTTTGATGCCATTAGCACATATGGAGTGGCAACAATTGATGGGGAAAAATGTACAGAATGTAAAACCTGTATAAGCTACTGCCCATTAAATGCAATAATATATAATAAATAGCCAATATATCGAGTTAAATAATATAATATCGATAATAATTAGAGGTGACCTGACGTGTATATTGGAAGATTTTTAGTTGTAGGAAAGACAAGCGAAGGAAAGCCGTTTGTATCATACAGAGTTTCAAGTAGGAGTTTCCCAAACAGAGAGGCAAAAACTCTAAACGAAAGTACTGTTTCAATTATACCTAAGGACCTAAATGAAATATTTTCAAACCCATATATTACCTACAACTGTGTAAAAATAGTAAACAACAATATAATAGCAACTAACGGCTCCCATACCGATGTTATTGCTGATAAAATAAAGTTAGGACTTCCAATAAGAGACTCATTGGCCTACTCATTGGTTACAATGGACTACGAAAAGGACGACTACAACACCCCAAGAATAGCGGTGGTTTTAAACGAAAACGAGTGCTACATGGGTTATGTTGCAGATAAGGATATAAGAATCAAAAAAGTTGAATTAGAAAATGGAAAAGGCTACTATTTAAGTACATATGAAGCCTGCACCATTTCAGAAGATCAATACATACCAGTTGAAGGAGAATCTCCAGAAGAAATCTGTAAGTATGTAATGGACTACAAAGAATTTGAACATCCGGTTACTTGTGCAACTGCAGTTATTGAAGGGGATAAAATAAATATAGCAACGTTATAATGACTATTCCCCAGGATAAGAAATACAAATTCCCTTGGGATTTTATTAATATTTTTATATTTATTACAAGTGGAAAGATGAATAACCATAAAATTCCCTATAAACACCCGACTAAACTTTTCATTGGAGGTTTACACGGGGATGAAGGGAACTACACTGAGCTGATACTTGAAGATCTAACAAAGGAAAAGAATTACAAAGGAAAAGTTATTATTATACCAAAACTAACTGAAAATAGCAAATACGTAAGTACGCTGCATAAAGAATACTACAAAACAGGAGAAGGCAAATATTTAATAGATATCATTGACAAATATAAACCTAATTTTTATTTTGAGCTCCATTCCTATAGTGATAAATCATATTCTAAACTAACTGATCCCAATAGGGCCGATAAAATAGGAATTCCACCTTTTATAGATATTGGAGACAGAGTTCTTATAGCATCAATATCACCTGTGTTAAGGAACAAATTTACTCAGGATGACTTTTGTATGACTATTGAAATCCCAAAATGGAAGGTAGATCAGAGCAAAGGTCGAGTTTTAGAAATCTTAAAAATGGGGCTCGATAGTGAGAGTAGAAGAGAAATGATAGAAAGACTTGAAGAAAAGTATCCTGAACAGGTGAGAATAGCAAGATATCTCTCTAAAAAATATAACTTGATATTGTTTTAAACTATGGTTAGAACTATGGTATAACATAATATATATTTAATAAAAGTCAATATTCATGAGAAACTACTAAATATAACTAAAAAATATTATGAAAGGTAATTTGAAACATCGGTCCTAAAGAGACGTGAAAATCAGAATTGTTTATAACATATATACCGAAAAACTACAACTTAAAAACTTGTTTAAAAAACTAAAAAGGTGAAATAATGAAATTTTTCTTAGACACTGCAAATGTAGAAAAGATCAAAGAATTTGCTGAATTAGGAATTGTAGATGGAGTTACAACAAACCCTAGTTTAATAGCAAAAGAAGGAAGAGACTTCCACGAAGTTATTAAAGAAATATGTTCCATCGTAGATGGCCCAGTTAGTGCAGAGGTAATTTCGTTGGAAGCTGAAGGAATGATAAAAGAAGCTAGAGAACTTGCAAAGATTGCAGACAATGTTGTAATAAAAGTTCCAATGACCAAGGAAGGATTAAAAGCCGTAAATGTTTTATCAAAAGAAGGAATAAAAACAAATGTTACATTGGTATTCTCTGCAAATCAAGCTTTAATGGCTGCAAAAGCTGGAGCAACATACGTTTCACCATTTGTCGGTAGATTAGACGATATCGGACATGATGGAATGAAGTTAATTGAGGACGTTGTTAAAATATTCAGAAACTACGACATAAAAACAGAAGTAATCGTAGCTTCAGTAAGACATCCAATACATGCTTTAGAATCTGCAAAAATAGGTGCAGACATTGCAACAATACCATTTGATGTTTTAGATAAGATGTTCAAACACCCACTAACAGACATTGGTATTGAAAAATTCTTGAAGGACTGGGAATCACACATTAACAAATAATTCTTTTTTATAATATTTTTTTATATTTTTCATTTCATTAGATTTGTTATTTTAGGTGATTTAATGAACCATATTGAGATAGACAAAAGAGCGTATGGCTCTATTACCAATTTTTCAAGAGTAATTTACAGAAATGGAATCCTGAATAAAGAGGACCTACCTGAAAAGGAAGATATTATATCACTAAATTACAAAAATAAATTTGTAGCTAAGGCGATATACATTCCAAAGTCCCCCATAATCAAAATATTGACGCTAAAAAACGAAGAGATGGATAAAAAGTTTTTTTACGATAGGATAAAAAAAGCCAATGATTACAGGACCAATATATTAAATTACAAAGATACCTATAGGATGATATATGCTGAAGCCGATTATCTACCTACAATTATTTTAGACAAATACAATGAAATAGCTTCAATGCAAGTTTCATCAAAGGTTATGGAACGTTATTTGGACCTAATATTTGAATGTCTGAGTGAAATAACAGATATTGAAACACTTTATGTTCAAAGAGGTAAAAAGGGAGACAAAATAAAAAGCAGAATATATGGAAATAAAAACAAAATGGAAACGACCATAGAAGAAGGAAAAGCCAAATTCAAAGTAAATCTAAAAGGCCATAAAACAGGGTTCTTCCTGGACCAGAGGGAAAATAGAATAGATTTAGAAAATTACATAAAAGAAGGCGATAGAGTACTCGATATATGTTGCTATACTGGAGGTTTTTCAGTCCATTGTGGCATAAAAGGTGCCAAAGTCGTCGGGGTTGATCTATCGGATAAAGCCATTGAGGTTGCCAAAGAGAACATGGAACTAAATAATTTAAAGGACTATGAGTTCATAGTTGGAAACGCCTTTGATGTTATGAAGGGCATGATAAAGAAAGGTGAACAATTTGATGTTGTAATACTCGACCCTCCTGCATTTACTAAGACTTCAAAGGATATTAAAAATGCGTTGAGTGCATACAATACATTAAACTACTTGGGGCTAAAACTTGCAAAGAGAATGCTTGTAACATGTTCTTGCTCCTTCCATGTTGATAGGGAAAAATTCAAAAACACAGTAGTTTCCTCTGCATTTAGGGCAAAAAAAGAAATTAGGCAGATTGGACCCTACAGAACTCAAGCCCCTGACCACATAATTACGATGGTAAATAAAGATCTGGAATACTTAAAATGTTTGTTCTTTAGTGTATGTTAAAATTCAAAACACGTGGATGGTGGAAAAATGATAGTTAAAAAAAATAATAAATTTTGTAGTTTTTCAAGTGATAATGAGAAAACCGAAAGTATTGTTCCTAAAACACATCCAAGATATAAATCATTGTTAAATCGAGAGAAAATTGTGGAAGCTTTTGAAAGCGGAGTATTGGCAAAAAGTGGAATGATTGCCCATGGAAGAGGCGAAACATTCGATTACTTGATAGGTGAAAAAACCACAGAAATGGCATTGGAGTCTATAAAAACTGCAGCTGCGATGTTGGTGTTGGCAAAAAATCCAGTTATATCAATTAATGGAAACTGTGTTGCACTTGCAAAGGACGAACTTGTAGAACTTGCAGAGGCACTAAACGGAAAAATAGAAGTCAATTTATTTTATAGAACAAAGGAGAGGGAAGAAAAAATAAAAGAACTATTTGAAAATGATATCCAAGAAGGTAGAATAAAACTACTTGGTGTAGATGATGCAAATAAACAGATACCTAATTTAGATAGTTTAAGGGGAAAGGTTTCAGAAGAAGGAATATACACTGCAGATGTGGTTCTTGTACCTTTGGAAGATGGGGACCGTGCAGGAGCTCTTGTTAACATGGGGAAAAAAGTCATTGCAATAGACTTAAATCCACTCTCCAGAACTGCAAAGACCTCAACGGTAACCATTGTAGATGAACTAACTAGGTGTATACCTCTTATCACAAAATACGTCAAAGATTTCAAAAATAAAAATACAGATGAATTAATGAACATAATAAATAGCTACGACAACAATAATAACTTAAAGAAAGTATTGGCACATATTTCAAAAAGACTTGAACAATAAAAAGGATAATAGAAAAATGGATAAAACGACCAGACTAATAATTTAGCAGATTTAAAAAAGTTTTTATTTAATTTATTTTTTATTTAAATCCAAATTTTAATAGTAATTTCCCAAACTCTGTTATTTTTACCATTGCATGATTTTTTTCAACAAAACCATATTGAAGAAGCGGCTCTACCCTATCGTATGCGGTTCTCCTATGGATCCCAAGTTCTTTTGCGAGCTCATCGATTTTTGCCGAACCACCCATATCATTAATTTTTAGGATTGTTTCTTTTGTTGCAGGGTGTTTTGTAATCATGTGAATTCCTTCTTTTGCACTGATTGAAATTAAATCAGGAATTATGGAACACATTGAAACAGTGTAGTTCATATACTCTTTGAATATTATTTCCCCATAGGATGTAAAACCAAACATCGGATTTAAAGGACATTCCTTTAAACTGTTTTCTACAGCATCTTTAGATACTTCAGGTAAAAATGCAGAAATACAGCAGAAGGTCACGAATGGAGAATATTTGGGGGGAGTATTTAGTATCAAATCAATGGGCTTTTTGAATAAACTTTCAATGGTTTTGTTGTCAATATCGACAAGTTTTAACTCATTGTCCTTCATAATATTCGAGCCAAACACCAGCATATCATTCTTTATGGAGATAGGACCTTTTAGGTAGATTTCACCATCTGAATTGATTACACCAAATGGATGGGAGAGATAAAAACTTCTATTTTTTCGAAGGTCCTCATTGGAACCTCTAAAGTTTGAGATGTCATTATAATACTCTATTGCATCGATATTATTCAATGTATAGACATATCTCTTGTTGGTTTCCGTTACTATGGTTTTATCCTCTTTTCCACCTAAATCCATTTTTAAATTTTCCTTATGTTCATAACCCTGTGTCAAAATTTTTGATTTTGAGGATATTTGCGACTCTTTTGTGACATACGATGATATATTTGAATAACTTCCAAAGGATATCTTTGGTAAAATATCTCCTCCAAATGCGGCACAAACTACACTATCAAAATAAACATCATTACAGTATTGATAAGTTTTTTTAAATTCAAAATCATCCGAAGTGGTTCCTCCAAAAATTGGGGTTGTAATCCCTATGATGTCAACAATTCCCTTTAAAACATCTTCCTCAAACTTACAATAATCCATGAAAACCATCATTAATTTGGGCATCATTCCTAGATTTTCTATTGCATCATGTGCCGCCCTTCTTCCAGATTCTCTCGGATTTATGGAAACTCCTAAACCAACACCCAAGCCTACATTGAAATATTTTGAGGCTAAAATCCCAACTGAAACTCCATCTTCAACCATATCGTTGTTTGTTATCCCAAATTTAGAAGTACCGCCAACTATTGGGGTTTTATTACCCAAAATTAATTTTACCCCATTTAAAATTTCCTCCGGATCATAATCTGGTGAAGAGAATAAAAATGCAACTTTTGATTTTTCCGCATATTCATCTAAATACTTTAATGCATCCGATGTGGCATGAGCCCCTGCTTTTAGTGGGTTATCATCATTTGACGTTCCATGCCCAAACTCTATGAACTTCACGCTAACACCAATCATTACTTTCAGCTTTTATATTTATAATTCTGGATTATTAATACTTTATTCTATATATACTATATCCGTATTGGCAAACTTTAAATACAAAAATTAGAAAACTTAGTACAATAGTTTGTGATTAGTGACCCACAACACCACAAGATGTAATATAGATTAGATACATAATCCATACCCATAATACTATGCAAGTATTGTTTATATGCCACAGTGAACTGTGAATATTTATGAATATTTAAGTATACTATGGATATACAGGGTTATATAATAGGTTATATGGGGATAGTATGTCTAAAATTTTGATAGTTGAAGATGAAGAAGATATTTTGAATTTAGTAAAAATAATTCTAGAAGTAAATGGGTATGAGGTACTAACGGCCAACAATGGATATGAAGCCATAGAGCTCATGGAAGAAAGACCTGATTTGGTGCTACTGGATATAATGATGCCTGGGATGAGTGGTTGGGAAGTGCTAGATACCTTAAGATCCAAGGATGATTGGAAAAAAACTCCTGTAATAATATTAACCGCAAATGCTCAAATAGAACATATAGAAATAGGTATCAAAAAAAATGTTGATGGGTATATTATAAAACCATTTGAGAAAGAAGAGCTATTGGAAAGACTAAAAGAAGTTTTATCAAACAATACGGTGTGATTCTATGAATACTATCCCAACTATCAAAAAACTTGGAACAAAACTTACTATTTTTTCAATAATTATTGCAGTAATTCCAATTTTGACGCTGGGAATGGTATCAACAACTACCATAACAGACACAATGGAAATACAGGCCCAGCAAAAAATTACCAATGATCTAAAAATTGCAGAAAATATTGTAAACAACAAAATAGAAAAATTACATGTGGCAGTTGTACATACGGCAAATGCTGAAGAAACTGTGTCCGCCCTTAAAAATGGGGATAGTAAGAAACTTAAAGAAATGGCCAAACTAACAAAAGAGTCAGCAGGTGCTGATTTTGTAACAATTTTTGATAATCGGGGGCGAGTAATTGCAAGGTCCAATAACGAAGTTATTGGGGATTATGAACTACCAAATTTAATTAAAAAAGTATTAAATGGGACTGAAATAAATTCCATTGAAATGTTGGATGAAGAAACCCTTAAAATGGAAAATTTGGAAAATGATGTAGAAATAAATATTTCAAAGACGTATAACTCAGCTGATGTCGATAAATCCATTGAAAACAAGGGGATGGCGTTAGTATCAATTAAACCAATTAAGGACCATGATGGAAATATTGTTGGGGCGATAGTGGCTGCAGATGTTTTAAATGGGGATTACACTGTTGTGGATAAAGTAAAAGAAATTACTGGAGATACCGCCACAATATTTTTAGAGGGACTTAGAATATCCACAAATGTTCAAAAAGAAGATAGCCGGGCCATTGGGACATTGGTTTCTAAAGAAGTATATCATGAAGTGATAAATAATGGAGAAACATACTATGGAAGAGCATTTGTTGTTACAGATTGGTATTTAACAGCATATAAGCCCATTAGAAATAGTGAAGGGGACATCATAGGAATGCTCTTCGTAGGTACGCCTGAAAAGCCATTCATAACCCTTGAGAACAATATTAGAAATCAGTCTATAATAGTTGGAATTATTGGTTTGTCAGCTGCTTTAGGGGTTTCCCTTGTATTGAATAGAAAAATCACCAGACCTCTTGAAGAGTTGAAAAAAGGAGCTGAACTAGTAAGTAGTGGGAATTACAACTCCAGGGTGGAGGTTAAAACCGCCGATGAATTTGGAGAACTTGCCAAAGCATTTAATAAAATGGCAGAGGAAATACGGATATCACATGAAAAACTTAAAAAACATGCTGAGGAACTGGAAAAGTCATATAACGAGTTAAAAGAACTCGATAAAATGAAATCAGACATTATAGTAATAGTCTCTCATGAATTAAGAACACCATTAACCTCAATTAAAGGTTATGTGGAGCTCGTTTTAGATGGAACTATAGGGCCTATAACTGAATCACAGAGGAAATGTCTTGAAATTGCAGAAGACAATATTAAAAGATTAAAAAGACTCATAGAAAGTATGCTCGACTTATCCAAGATTGAGCGTGGAGAACTTGAAATGAATATGGAAGAAATTGGTATAAAGCATTTTGTAGAAAAAATTTTAAGTTCCCTAAAACCACTGGCCGATGAAAAAAATATCAACATGAACCACGATGTTGAAGATATTGCCATTAAAGGGGATAAAGATAGAATAGCTCAAGTGTTAACCAATTTAGTGGAAAATGCTATAAAATTCACACCCATAAACGGGAATATTGGAGTTAATGCTTTTAAAGAGAATGAGTACGCTCACATAACTGTTACCGATAACGGACCAGGAATTCCTGAAAAGGATTTGTGCAGAATATTTGACAGGTTTTATCAAGTTGATTCATCAGCAAAACGGAAAAAGGGCGGTTCCGGATTAGGCTTGGCAGTATGTAAGAGTATCGTTGAAGCCCATGGTGGATCAATTTGGGTCGAAAGTAAACATGGAAAAGGAAGTACATTCCACATATTGTTACCTTTAAATCAAGACGAGGTATAACAATATATTCTATTTATTCTATTTTTTATTAATAACTTTTATAATGGGTAACTGAAATTCTCCTTTCATGGAGATTTTGAATTATTCTAAAATTTAAACAATCTAATACCTTCCCATATTTTTTAAACAATAAGGTATATATAATTGGAAAAAAAATAGATCTTATTGTGGTTTTGTGGGGCACTATATTCACAATTGGGGTGTCTCAATGAATAAAGTTATGGAAAAAAAATTTATAATTGCAACAACCTGTGAAATTCCAGGAATAGATGTCTATATATTGGATATAATATCAGTAACAGTTGATGATCTAAATATGGAAGAGGTAATAAGCAAAATAAAAGAAAAAGCACGATCTATAGGGGCCAACGGAATAGTTGGATTTAATGTAGAAGCTGCAAATGATGGCAATTCAGTTAAGTTAATAGGATATGGTACAGCAGTTAAGTTTGTTGAAGGCCAGTGGGCGATAGATTAAAATACTTCTATAAAATAGCGAAAGTCTTATTTTATTACATTTTATATTTATATTTTTGTTTTTTAGGATCTATCTGGAAATATTCACAAAAATATGTATTATTTAGTAACTAAAAAGAATTTCTTTTTTTAAATTTAGTTAAGTTCCTTAAATTGCTTCCAAATTGGAAATAAAATATTATTTATAGTTTTTGATATGATTTTAATCGAAAATTATATATTGATATAATCTTATATGTGTGGTTAGTACCCCACAAGACCACAACTACCATTATATAGGAGGTATGATTATGGACTTAAATCCCCCAGATAAAGTAGTAGAATTAGCAGGAAATGTAGGACAATATAAAGCAAATTTAGGGGTAAATCAACTCCTATTAAGGGGAATTATGGGAGGGGCCTATATTGCCATGGGTGCTGGACTTTGCACCATCTGTAGTACAGGTATAGCTCAATATCTAGGTCCAGGATTTGCAAAACTCATAGGAGCTTCAGTGTTTCCTGTTGGGCTTATTTTAATCATACTAACAGGTATGGAACTTGTTACCGGAGACATGATGCTTTTACCTATAGCAATGTTTCAGAAAAAGGCATCACTCTCACAGCTTCTGAAAGTCTGGATTTGGGTATATATCGGAAACCTTATAGGTTCCTTAATATATGTGGCAATAATGATATACGGTCCGCTTAGAACATTCAACACCGGAACAGGAGAATTTGCAGTTAACGCATTTGGTCAAACCGCAATCAAAATAGCTGAAGCCAAAATTCTTCCATACGTGGCTGGTGGAGCCTTTGGATGGCTGTCCTGCCTTCTGAAAGGTATTGGATGTAATTGGTTAGTTAATCTAGCTATAATGGGTTCAATGGCATCTACGAGTGTCCTGGGGAAATTTTTCATGATATGGTTCCCAATAATGACATTCGTTGCATCAGGATTTGAGCACTGTGTGGCCAACATGTACTTTATCCCTGCCGGAATGTTACTTGGAGCAAATGTTACAGTCGCACAATGGTGGATATGGAATATAATCCCTGCCACAATAGGAAACATAATTGGAGCAACATTATTCGTAGCTATGGTGTATCAATATGCATATGGTAAAAAAATCTAATACAAGTATGAAAGAGATAATAAAGCATGCTAAAACCACTCCGTCTGCAACTCTATCTTTAATAGTCTGGTCTTTAATAACAATTTGGGCCACAATCTACTCAAAAAATATTTGGGTATTTATTTGTTCTTTACCCTTTATAGTAGGTTTAACTATAATTCCACTAAAAATTTCAGAAATGAACAGTGAACTTTCCCAAAAACTCAGTGCACTATATGGGGCCAGCTTAACTATCAATAAAATTGAAGATGTCACTAAAGATATGCTAAACAGCCAGGTTAAAATAGCAGGAATTATAGAAAAAATAACCTATGGGATCTCGCCCAAACCCACAATTAAAATTAAAGATGAAACTGGAGAAATATATTCCATGCTATTTACGCCATTACCTGACGGTGTAAAAAAGGGAGATAAAATAGAACTTTATGGTGTTGTAACTAAGCACTATAAGTTTTTTGGATTTATGGGGATTCCACGACTCTGGAAACCAAAAATCTATGGTATTGGTGTTAAAAAGTTGGATTGATGGAGGTTAGACCTTGAGCTCCGATGCAAAACCTAAGAAGAAACTTGCAATAGTTACTTGTATGGATTCTCGTCTGGTAAACTTTCTCTCTGAGAAACTTGGAATAAAGAGAAATGATGCCAAGGTTATTAAAAATGCCGGAAATATCGTAACCGATGATGTAATAAGATCCCTTGTAGTGTCGATATATCTTCTTGATGTTGAAAAAATTATGGTTGTGGGACACACAGATTGTGGTATGGCTTCAGCAGATGCTGAATTGATTAAAAAGAAGATAATCGAAAGAGGCGGAAATCCTCATTTCACTCCTAACTTTGAATGCTGGTTAGGTAAAATGGAGTCCATAGAAGATAACGTAATTGAAGGAGTTAATTTAATAAAAAATCACCCTGCAATTCCAAAGGATGTTACTGTTGAAGGATATCTAATAGATATTGAAACTGGAGATCTTGAAAAATTGTGTTAATCCCTTGTGGATGATGCTTTTGCTGACACACTTAAAAACTACATGCCCGTAGAGTCACCATAAATGCATAAAATACCATTTTTTATCTTTAGTATTTATTATTTTATTATTTGTATCAATTAACAATCATGACACATATAAATGTACAAAAATAGCACCCGCTATTTGTGAACCTTTTAAGGAACAGGTAGCGAAGAAAGACCCAAAACTTCCCTACGTTACTTATGATTAATATAGGTGATTATAAATGAAGCTGGAATTTGTCCACACAATTTGTCCTTACTGCGGTACTGGCTGCGGTGTGGATCTAGTTGTAAAGGATGGAAAAATTGTTGGAACAGAGCCCTTCAAAAGACATCCTGTAAACGAAGGAAAAACTTGCATTAAAGGAAATTATTGTTACGAGTTTGTCCACCGGGAAGACAGATTAACAAAACCATTAATCAAGAAGAATGGTGAGTTTGTTGAAGCTACATGGGACGAAGCTTTGACTTTAATTGCAGATAAATTGAAAGGTTATAGCCCA
Coding sequences within it:
- a CDS encoding carbonic anhydrase, producing MSSDAKPKKKLAIVTCMDSRLVNFLSEKLGIKRNDAKVIKNAGNIVTDDVIRSLVVSIYLLDVEKIMVVGHTDCGMASADAELIKKKIIERGGNPHFTPNFECWLGKMESIEDNVIEGVNLIKNHPAIPKDVTVEGYLIDIETGDLEKLC
- a CDS encoding formate/nitrite transporter family protein, yielding MDLNPPDKVVELAGNVGQYKANLGVNQLLLRGIMGGAYIAMGAGLCTICSTGIAQYLGPGFAKLIGASVFPVGLILIILTGMELVTGDMMLLPIAMFQKKASLSQLLKVWIWVYIGNLIGSLIYVAIMIYGPLRTFNTGTGEFAVNAFGQTAIKIAEAKILPYVAGGAFGWLSCLLKGIGCNWLVNLAIMGSMASTSVLGKFFMIWFPIMTFVASGFEHCVANMYFIPAGMLLGANVTVAQWWIWNIIPATIGNIIGATLFVAMVYQYAYGKKI
- a CDS encoding response regulator transcription factor, whose amino-acid sequence is MSKILIVEDEEDILNLVKIILEVNGYEVLTANNGYEAIELMEERPDLVLLDIMMPGMSGWEVLDTLRSKDDWKKTPVIILTANAQIEHIEIGIKKNVDGYIIKPFEKEELLERLKEVLSNNTV
- a CDS encoding FIST N-terminal domain-containing protein; translation: MKFIEFGHGTSNDDNPLKAGAHATSDALKYLDEYAEKSKVAFLFSSPDYDPEEILNGVKLILGNKTPIVGGTSKFGITNNDMVEDGVSVGILASKYFNVGLGVGLGVSINPRESGRRAAHDAIENLGMMPKLMMVFMDYCKFEEDVLKGIVDIIGITTPIFGGTTSDDFEFKKTYQYCNDVYFDSVVCAAFGGDILPKISFGSYSNISSYVTKESQISSKSKILTQGYEHKENLKMDLGGKEDKTIVTETNKRYVYTLNNIDAIEYYNDISNFRGSNEDLRKNRSFYLSHPFGVINSDGEIYLKGPISIKNDMLVFGSNIMKDNELKLVDIDNKTIESLFKKPIDLILNTPPKYSPFVTFCCISAFLPEVSKDAVENSLKECPLNPMFGFTSYGEIIFKEYMNYTVSMCSIIPDLISISAKEGIHMITKHPATKETILKINDMGGSAKIDELAKELGIHRRTAYDRVEPLLQYGFVEKNHAMVKITEFGKLLLKFGFK
- a CDS encoding selenium-binding protein, translated to MNKVMEKKFIIATTCEIPGIDVYILDIISVTVDDLNMEEVISKIKEKARSIGANGIVGFNVEAANDGNSVKLIGYGTAVKFVEGQWAID
- a CDS encoding cache domain-containing protein codes for the protein MNTIPTIKKLGTKLTIFSIIIAVIPILTLGMVSTTTITDTMEIQAQQKITNDLKIAENIVNNKIEKLHVAVVHTANAEETVSALKNGDSKKLKEMAKLTKESAGADFVTIFDNRGRVIARSNNEVIGDYELPNLIKKVLNGTEINSIEMLDEETLKMENLENDVEINISKTYNSADVDKSIENKGMALVSIKPIKDHDGNIVGAIVAADVLNGDYTVVDKVKEITGDTATIFLEGLRISTNVQKEDSRAIGTLVSKEVYHEVINNGETYYGRAFVVTDWYLTAYKPIRNSEGDIIGMLFVGTPEKPFITLENNIRNQSIIVGIIGLSAALGVSLVLNRKITRPLEELKKGAELVSSGNYNSRVEVKTADEFGELAKAFNKMAEEIRISHEKLKKHAEELEKSYNELKELDKMKSDIIVIVSHELRTPLTSIKGYVELVLDGTIGPITESQRKCLEIAEDNIKRLKRLIESMLDLSKIERGELEMNMEEIGIKHFVEKILSSLKPLADEKNINMNHDVEDIAIKGDKDRIAQVLTNLVENAIKFTPINGNIGVNAFKENEYAHITVTDNGPGIPEKDLCRIFDRFYQVDSSAKRKKGGSGLGLAVCKSIVEAHGGSIWVESKHGKGSTFHILLPLNQDEV